From one Xylanivirga thermophila genomic stretch:
- a CDS encoding ABC transporter permease, translating into MGEKVKIKRKKWTRDDTELTLLALPTFIWYVLFSFLPMFGVIIAFKRYQITPGKSFLYNIIHSEWVGFDNFKYLIQSNSLYILLRNTIGYNLVFIALGIVIPVTLAIMISLIYSKRKSKVYQTAMFFPHFLSWVVVSYFVYAFLSYDKGILNTLIKSLGKEPVQWYMESKYWPFILIFMNSWKSVGYNMVVYLASITGIDPSLYEAAVVDGATKWQQVKNITIPSLKPIVIMMFILNTGKIFYSDFGLFYQVTRGIPASLYDVASTIDTYVYNALLSSTPIGMTSAATVFQSVACCITILLANWIVKKIDEDYAII; encoded by the coding sequence CCTTTATATGGTATGTATTGTTTAGCTTTTTACCCATGTTTGGTGTAATTATTGCTTTCAAAAGGTATCAAATAACTCCTGGGAAAAGTTTTCTATACAATATTATTCATAGCGAATGGGTAGGGTTTGATAACTTCAAGTATTTAATTCAATCCAATAGCTTGTATATACTACTTAGAAATACCATAGGATATAATTTGGTATTTATTGCATTGGGCATCGTAATTCCTGTTACTTTAGCAATAATGATTAGTTTAATATATAGTAAACGAAAATCCAAGGTCTATCAAACTGCAATGTTTTTTCCACACTTCTTATCTTGGGTTGTTGTTAGCTATTTTGTATATGCTTTCTTAAGTTATGATAAAGGGATCTTAAATACTTTAATAAAGTCTCTTGGTAAGGAACCGGTACAGTGGTATATGGAATCAAAATATTGGCCATTTATTCTAATTTTTATGAATTCATGGAAAAGTGTAGGTTACAACATGGTGGTGTATTTGGCTAGCATCACTGGTATTGACCCATCTTTATATGAGGCAGCGGTTGTTGATGGTGCCACTAAGTGGCAGCAGGTAAAAAATATTACAATACCTAGTTTAAAGCCGATTGTTATAATGATGTTTATCCTGAATACCGGAAAGATATTTTACTCCGATTTCGGATTATTCTATCAAGTAACCAGAGGTATACCGGCTTCCTTATATGATGTTGCATCAACGATTGATACTTATGTATACAATGCACTATTGTCTTCAACTCCTATTGGTATGACATCAGCAGCAACCGTATTTCAGTCGGTAGCATGCTGTATCACAATTTTGTTAGCAAACTGGATTGTTAAGAAAATTGATGAAGACTATGCGATTATTTAG
- a CDS encoding carbohydrate ABC transporter permease, translating to MKKKENGNLDLKKLNSIKSSTNLLFNIIFVILSLICIIPFIFIFIISISSEASIATSGYRFFPSELSLGAYKFLWNEKDIILNAFGISVIVTVVGTLLGVALTTSLGYVLSRPDYKLKNFFTWVVFIPMIFNGGMVASYVVNANILGLSNTIWALILPLAVNSFNVVICKTFFKTTISEAIVESAKIEGASQLTIFARIIVPISKPVFATIGLFLAFGYWNDWFQSSLYIRNQSLVSLQALLNNIQMNIEYLAKNPSAGLSIQQYVSQMPTESVRMAIAVVIVLPIACAYPFFQRYFVTGLTIGAVKG from the coding sequence ATGAAGAAGAAAGAAAATGGGAATCTAGATCTTAAAAAATTAAATAGCATTAAAAGTTCTACCAACTTATTGTTTAATATAATTTTTGTTATTTTGTCATTAATTTGTATTATACCGTTTATATTTATTTTTATTATATCTATCAGTTCGGAGGCATCTATAGCGACAAGCGGATACCGATTTTTCCCCAGCGAGTTATCCCTTGGTGCTTATAAATTTCTATGGAATGAAAAAGATATCATTCTTAATGCCTTTGGAATATCAGTTATAGTAACTGTTGTAGGTACACTTTTAGGAGTTGCACTAACAACTAGTTTGGGGTATGTGCTTTCTAGGCCAGACTATAAGCTAAAAAACTTTTTTACCTGGGTCGTATTCATTCCAATGATATTTAATGGAGGTATGGTTGCTTCTTATGTGGTAAATGCTAATATCTTGGGTTTAAGTAATACAATCTGGGCGTTGATTCTTCCTTTGGCAGTCAATTCATTTAACGTTGTTATATGTAAGACGTTTTTTAAGACAACTATCTCGGAAGCCATTGTTGAGTCAGCAAAGATTGAGGGGGCTAGTCAGCTTACTATTTTTGCTAGAATTATTGTACCGATTTCAAAACCGGTTTTTGCAACAATTGGCTTATTCTTAGCATTCGGATATTGGAATGATTGGTTCCAATCTTCCCTATATATAAGGAACCAGAGTTTAGTGTCCTTACAGGCGTTGCTTAATAACATCCAAATGAATATTGAATATTTAGCCAAAAACCCATCTGCAGGTCTTTCTATACAGCAATATGTAAGCCAGATGCCTACGGAATCTGTGCGAATGGCTATAGCGGTAGTTATTGTATTGCCTATTGCCTGTGCTTACCCATTCTTTCAGAGGTACTTTGTAACAGGATTAACAATAGGTGCAGTTAAGGGTTAA